Proteins from a genomic interval of Stenotrophomonas maltophilia R551-3:
- a CDS encoding class I SAM-dependent methyltransferase gives MNHGQALIDHNRAAWDRQASEVREWSRPVESSTIAAAREGRWQVHLTPRALPLDWMGDVRGRRILCLASGGGQQAPVLAAAGADVTVFDLSDGQLEQDRAVAARDGLQLRTVQGDMRDLHVFANDSFDVVFHPISNLYVPDVRPVWTECRRVLARDGMLMASFYNPVLFVGARDPQLDAQGLIRPQYAIPYSDLEDLPPAEREAKLARGDALTFGHSLTELIGGQLDAGFIIDRFMEDWQPQPRFLIDRYLPTFLATRARRIG, from the coding sequence ATGAACCATGGACAGGCCTTGATCGACCACAACCGTGCTGCCTGGGACCGCCAGGCCAGCGAAGTGCGCGAATGGTCGCGCCCGGTGGAAAGCTCAACGATTGCCGCCGCGCGCGAGGGCCGCTGGCAGGTACATCTGACCCCGCGCGCGTTGCCACTGGACTGGATGGGTGATGTGCGCGGCCGTCGCATCCTGTGCCTGGCGTCGGGCGGTGGACAGCAGGCGCCGGTGCTGGCGGCGGCCGGGGCAGACGTCACCGTGTTCGACCTGTCCGATGGGCAGCTGGAACAGGACCGCGCGGTCGCCGCGCGCGATGGCCTGCAGCTGCGCACCGTGCAGGGTGACATGCGCGATCTGCACGTATTCGCCAACGACAGTTTCGATGTGGTGTTCCACCCGATCTCGAACCTGTACGTGCCCGACGTGCGCCCCGTGTGGACCGAATGCCGGCGCGTGCTGGCGCGCGACGGCATGCTGATGGCCAGCTTCTACAACCCGGTGCTGTTCGTTGGCGCGCGCGATCCGCAGCTGGATGCACAGGGCCTGATCCGGCCGCAGTACGCCATTCCCTATTCGGACCTGGAAGACCTGCCGCCGGCCGAGCGCGAGGCGAAGCTGGCACGGGGCGACGCACTGACCTTCGGCCACAGCCTGACCGAACTGATCGGGGGCCAGCTGGATGCCGGCTTCATCATCGATCGCTTCATGGAAGACTGGCAGCCGCAGCCGCGCTTCCTGATCGATCGCTATCTGCCCACCTTCCTGGCGACCCGCGCGCGCCGGATCGGCTGA
- the dinB gene encoding DNA polymerase IV codes for MTRLRKIIHVDMDAFYASVEQRDDPSLRGKPVVVAWRGARSVVCAASYEARVFGVRSAMPAVRAERLCPDAIFVPPDFARYKAVSQQVREIFLRHTDLVEPLSLDEAYLDVTEPKSGMELATDIARTIRAQIREETQLTASAGIAPNKFLAKIASDWRKPDGQFVIPPQRVDAFLLPLPVNRVPGVGKVMEGKLAARGIVTCGDLRQWALIDLEEAFGSFGRSLYNRARGVDERPVEPDQQVQSISSEDTFAEDLPLEDLGEAIVQLAEKTWNATRKTERVGHTVVLKLKTAQFRILTRSFTPERPPESMEELRDIALALRARVDLPADTRYRLVGVGLSGFRDKEPVVQGELFEH; via the coding sequence ATGACCCGACTGCGCAAGATCATCCACGTCGACATGGACGCCTTCTACGCGTCGGTGGAGCAGCGCGACGATCCGTCACTGCGCGGCAAGCCGGTGGTTGTGGCATGGCGTGGCGCGCGTTCGGTGGTGTGCGCGGCGTCCTACGAGGCGCGCGTGTTCGGCGTGCGCTCGGCGATGCCGGCGGTGCGTGCCGAGCGCCTGTGCCCGGATGCGATCTTCGTACCGCCGGACTTCGCACGTTACAAGGCGGTGTCACAGCAGGTGCGCGAGATCTTCCTGCGCCACACCGACCTGGTCGAGCCGCTGTCGCTGGATGAGGCCTACCTGGACGTGACCGAGCCCAAGAGCGGCATGGAACTGGCCACCGACATCGCGCGCACCATCCGCGCGCAGATCCGCGAGGAAACCCAGCTGACTGCTTCAGCCGGCATTGCGCCGAACAAATTCCTGGCCAAGATCGCCTCTGACTGGCGCAAGCCCGATGGCCAATTCGTGATTCCGCCGCAGCGGGTGGACGCCTTCCTGCTGCCGTTGCCGGTGAACCGGGTGCCCGGCGTCGGCAAGGTGATGGAAGGCAAGCTGGCCGCGCGCGGCATCGTCACCTGCGGCGACCTGCGGCAGTGGGCACTGATCGATCTGGAAGAGGCGTTCGGCAGCTTCGGCCGCAGTCTGTACAACCGCGCACGCGGTGTCGATGAACGGCCGGTGGAGCCGGACCAGCAGGTGCAGTCGATCTCCTCCGAAGACACCTTCGCCGAGGACCTGCCGCTGGAAGATCTGGGTGAGGCCATCGTGCAGCTGGCGGAGAAAACCTGGAACGCCACCCGCAAGACCGAACGCGTCGGCCACACCGTGGTGCTGAAACTGAAGACCGCACAGTTCCGCATCCTCACCCGCAGCTTCACCCCGGAGCGCCCGCCGGAATCGATGGAAGAACTGCGCGACATCGCGCTGGCCCTGCGCGCGCGGGTGGATCTGCCCGCCGACACCCGCTACCGCCTCGTTGGCGTCGGCCTCAGTGGTTTCCGCGACAAGGAACCTGTGGTGCAGGGCGAACTGTTCGAGCACTGA
- the bioD gene encoding dethiobiotin synthase: protein MPLPATLPPALFVTGTDTEIGKTAASTALLHALRRRGLRAVGMKPVASGSEDLGQGLRNEDALALQAASWPVPDYADLNPYALRQPLAPELAAAEDGVQVELAPIVAAFERLRAQADIVVVEGVGGWLAPVSATLDQLDLVRALHLPVVLVVGMRLGCVNHARLTAQSLQASGVECLGWIGNHIDPAMQRQEENIATLQQRLSMPCWGRLPHLPGANGEALSANLHADLR, encoded by the coding sequence ATGCCGTTGCCCGCCACGCTACCGCCTGCCCTGTTCGTCACCGGCACCGATACCGAGATCGGCAAGACCGCGGCCAGCACCGCGCTGCTGCATGCACTGCGCCGGCGCGGCCTGCGCGCGGTCGGCATGAAGCCGGTGGCCAGCGGCAGTGAGGATCTGGGACAGGGCCTGCGCAACGAGGACGCGCTGGCGCTGCAGGCGGCCAGCTGGCCGGTGCCGGACTATGCCGACCTGAACCCGTATGCGCTGCGGCAGCCGCTGGCGCCGGAGCTGGCTGCTGCCGAGGACGGCGTGCAGGTGGAGCTGGCGCCGATCGTGGCTGCATTCGAGCGCCTGCGCGCGCAGGCAGACATCGTGGTGGTGGAGGGCGTTGGCGGTTGGCTGGCGCCGGTCTCGGCCACGCTGGACCAGCTCGATCTGGTGCGTGCGTTGCATCTACCGGTAGTGCTTGTGGTCGGCATGCGGCTGGGCTGCGTCAACCACGCACGGCTGACTGCGCAGTCGCTGCAGGCCAGCGGCGTGGAGTGCCTGGGCTGGATCGGCAATCACATCGACCCGGCGATGCAGCGCCAGGAAGAGAACATCGCGACGTTGCAGCAGCGGCTGTCGATGCCGTGCTGGGGGCGGTTGCCGCATCTGCCGGGTGCGAATGGTGAGGCGCTGAGTGCCAATCTGCACGCGGACCTGCGGTAG
- a CDS encoding GAF domain-containing protein: MFANASLTGSKPEQYAQLLEQARGLVYAESDRIANAANLSALVYHALPDLNWVGFYLYDGKELVVGPFQGLPACVRIPLDKGVCGAAASQRVTQRVDDVDAFPGHIACDSASRSELVVPLLRGDELIGVFDIDSPKVGRFDADDQAGLEAIARVFVEALG, encoded by the coding sequence ATGTTCGCCAATGCCTCGCTTACCGGCAGCAAGCCGGAACAATACGCCCAGCTGCTGGAACAGGCCCGTGGCCTGGTCTACGCCGAGTCCGACCGCATCGCCAACGCGGCCAACCTCTCGGCACTGGTCTACCACGCCCTGCCCGACCTGAACTGGGTGGGCTTCTACCTGTACGACGGCAAAGAGCTGGTGGTCGGACCGTTCCAGGGCCTGCCGGCCTGCGTCCGCATCCCGCTGGACAAGGGCGTGTGCGGTGCCGCCGCCAGCCAGCGCGTGACCCAGCGCGTGGATGATGTCGATGCCTTCCCCGGCCACATCGCCTGCGATTCGGCCTCGCGCTCGGAACTGGTGGTGCCGTTGCTGCGCGGCGATGAACTGATCGGCGTGTTCGACATCGACAGCCCCAAGGTCGGCCGCTTCGACGCCGACGACCAGGCCGGCCTGGAAGCCATCGCCCGCGTGTTCGTCGAGGCGCTGGGATGA
- the gph gene encoding phosphoglycolate phosphatase (PGP is an essential enzyme in the glycolate salvage pathway in higher organisms (photorespiration in plants). Phosphoglycolate results from the oxidase activity of RubisCO in the Calvin cycle when concentrations of carbon dioxide are low relative to oxygen. This enzyme is a member of the Haloacid Dehalogenase (HAD) superfamily of aspartate-nucleophile hydrolase enzymes (PF00702).), giving the protein MSYPYPLVVFDLDGTLVDSAADIAEALNRTLEDIGVARVPETTVLGWIGDGVRRLVEQAVHAAGREVDLAEVMPVFMVHYRECLLRSPRLFDGVAEALARLRARNVPLAICTNKPEALVPPLLQHLGIGDAFALVLGGDSLPQRKPSGEPLRHMAAHFGLPVEACLMVGDSLTDYRAAEDAGMPIALVRYGYPRGLDLATAHAVAVIDDLRELPGLKG; this is encoded by the coding sequence TTGTCGTATCCCTATCCGCTGGTCGTGTTCGACCTTGATGGCACGCTGGTCGACAGCGCAGCTGATATCGCCGAAGCACTGAACCGCACGCTGGAGGACATCGGTGTGGCACGCGTGCCGGAAACCACGGTGCTCGGTTGGATCGGCGACGGTGTGCGCCGCCTGGTCGAACAGGCCGTGCATGCGGCCGGCCGCGAGGTGGACCTGGCCGAAGTGATGCCGGTATTCATGGTGCACTACCGTGAGTGCCTGCTGCGTAGCCCGCGTCTGTTCGATGGCGTGGCTGAAGCACTGGCGCGACTGCGTGCGCGCAACGTGCCGCTGGCGATCTGCACCAACAAGCCCGAAGCGCTGGTGCCACCGCTGCTGCAGCACCTGGGTATCGGTGATGCGTTCGCGCTGGTGCTGGGTGGCGACTCCCTGCCGCAGCGCAAGCCCAGTGGTGAACCGCTGCGGCATATGGCCGCGCACTTCGGGCTGCCTGTAGAGGCGTGCCTGATGGTCGGTGATTCGTTGACCGACTACCGCGCCGCCGAAGATGCAGGCATGCCGATCGCGCTGGTGCGTTACGGCTATCCGCGCGGCCTGGATCTGGCCACCGCGCATGCGGTGGCGGTGATCGACGACCTGCGTGAGTTGCCGGGGTTGAAGGGCTGA
- a CDS encoding NAD(P)-dependent oxidoreductase, whose translation MKIALVGSTGNIGRQIARHALARGHELTVIVRSAQDLPAELAGAHPVIASLDDPDALVAAIAGHDVLASAYGPRPGDDIGRVGEVAAQLAAAARKAGVPRLVVVGGAGSLEVAPGVQLVDTPTFPEAYKPYALAHREAFNRLQAVDDLDWTFFSPAAEIGPGEERGQYRVQPKAFLADASGHSRISYADYGAAFVAELEAHRYPKQIITAAY comes from the coding sequence ATGAAGATCGCCCTCGTTGGTTCCACCGGCAACATCGGCCGCCAGATCGCCCGCCACGCGCTGGCCCGCGGCCACGAACTCACCGTCATCGTGCGCAGCGCACAGGACCTTCCGGCTGAACTGGCCGGTGCCCATCCGGTGATCGCCTCGCTGGATGACCCGGACGCGCTGGTCGCCGCCATCGCCGGCCACGACGTGCTGGCCAGTGCCTACGGCCCGCGCCCGGGCGATGACATCGGCCGCGTCGGCGAGGTCGCCGCGCAGCTGGCTGCTGCCGCACGCAAGGCCGGCGTGCCGCGCCTGGTCGTGGTCGGTGGCGCCGGCAGCCTGGAAGTCGCGCCCGGCGTGCAGCTGGTCGATACCCCCACCTTCCCGGAGGCCTACAAGCCGTACGCACTGGCCCACCGTGAGGCGTTCAACCGCCTGCAGGCGGTGGATGACCTGGACTGGACCTTCTTCTCGCCGGCCGCCGAAATCGGCCCGGGCGAAGAGCGCGGCCAGTACCGCGTGCAGCCCAAGGCGTTCCTGGCCGACGCCAGCGGCCACAGCCGCATCAGCTACGCCGACTACGGCGCGGCGTTCGTCGCCGAGCTGGAAGCGCACCGCTACCCGAAGCAGATCATCACCGCGGCGTACTGA
- a CDS encoding histidine phosphatase family protein, with protein MILDLVRHAGNGRDEFLDGRSDPPQLARLPQELVEAYAAHPWERVISSPRLRSLHTAMALATPRGLDVDADEEWEELDFGDWDGQSLFDLPEDALAAFHADPHAFPPPNGESWGHFERRIARALDRLLDDDDPVPTLVVSHGGPLRMVLSQVCGLPMSLCWALRIDHGTRLRVWLERGEVGLVGELLELQQP; from the coding sequence ATGATCCTCGACCTGGTCCGCCACGCCGGCAATGGTCGCGATGAATTCCTCGATGGCCGCAGCGATCCGCCGCAGCTGGCCCGCCTGCCACAGGAACTGGTCGAGGCCTACGCCGCGCATCCCTGGGAGCGGGTGATCAGCTCGCCGCGCCTGCGCTCGCTGCACACCGCCATGGCACTGGCCACCCCACGCGGGCTGGACGTGGACGCGGACGAGGAATGGGAAGAACTGGACTTCGGTGATTGGGACGGGCAGTCGCTGTTCGACCTGCCTGAGGATGCGCTGGCCGCTTTCCATGCTGACCCGCATGCGTTCCCACCACCGAATGGTGAAAGCTGGGGCCACTTTGAGCGACGTATCGCACGCGCGCTGGATCGCCTGCTCGATGATGACGATCCGGTGCCGACGCTGGTGGTCAGCCATGGCGGTCCGCTGCGTATGGTGCTGTCGCAGGTCTGTGGACTGCCGATGTCGCTATGCTGGGCCCTGCGCATCGACCACGGCACCCGCCTGCGGGTGTGGCTGGAGCGAGGTGAGGTCGGGCTGGTGGGCGAACTGCTGGAGCTGCAGCAGCCCTGA
- a CDS encoding MBL fold metallo-hydrolase, which produces MRTAALLLPLALAATFTSAPLLAAPATAAPATVTKSQLHLQTFHPGPQAMFSVSSVLVEGRHDAILVNAQFGASDARKLVDLIRASGKQLTTIYISHGDPDYYFGLATLQDAFPQARIVATAQTVAHIQQTQAGKLAYWGPKMGADVPARIVVPQVLDGDALQLEGQRLPLIGLDGPSPDRTVLWVPTLRAIVGGIPVVAGEHVWMADTQTPKSHADWLQTLQRLQALKPKVVVPGHYAPGAALDASALRFTADYIRAFDVEAAKAKDSAALVKAMQSRYPKLAGVASLELSAKVAKGEMQWP; this is translated from the coding sequence ATGCGTACCGCTGCCCTGCTGCTTCCCCTCGCCCTGGCCGCCACCTTCACCAGTGCGCCGCTGCTGGCCGCACCGGCCACCGCGGCGCCGGCCACGGTGACGAAATCCCAGCTGCACCTGCAGACCTTCCATCCCGGCCCGCAGGCGATGTTCTCGGTGTCCTCGGTGCTGGTCGAAGGCCGCCACGATGCGATCCTGGTCAACGCACAGTTCGGCGCCAGCGATGCGCGCAAGCTGGTGGATCTGATCCGCGCCAGCGGCAAGCAGCTGACCACGATCTACATCAGCCACGGCGATCCGGATTACTACTTCGGCCTGGCCACGCTGCAGGACGCGTTCCCGCAGGCGCGCATCGTCGCCACTGCGCAGACCGTCGCTCACATCCAGCAGACCCAGGCCGGCAAACTGGCCTACTGGGGACCGAAGATGGGCGCCGACGTGCCGGCGCGCATCGTGGTGCCGCAGGTGCTGGACGGCGATGCCCTGCAACTGGAAGGCCAGCGCCTGCCGCTGATCGGCCTCGATGGCCCGTCCCCGGACCGCACGGTGCTATGGGTGCCGACGCTGCGCGCGATCGTCGGTGGCATTCCGGTGGTGGCGGGCGAACACGTGTGGATGGCCGACACGCAGACCCCGAAGTCGCACGCCGACTGGCTGCAGACCCTGCAGCGGCTGCAGGCACTGAAGCCGAAGGTGGTGGTGCCGGGGCATTACGCGCCGGGTGCGGCACTGGATGCCAGTGCGCTGCGCTTCACCGCAGACTACATCCGTGCGTTCGATGTTGAGGCGGCAAAGGCGAAGGACAGTGCGGCGCTGGTGAAGGCGATGCAGTCGCGCTATCCGAAGCTGGCAGGCGTGGCGTCGCTGGAGCTGAGTGCGAAGGTGGCCAAGGGCGAGATGCAGTGGCCATGA
- the btuB gene encoding TonB-dependent vitamin B12 receptor, whose amino-acid sequence MKLQSRMLSLAVLAALPALAQAADDTTALDQILVTATRTPIALQYSIAPAQVIDRAQIESSQATSLQELLRGRAGINLTNAGGLGKQSSLFLRGTNSGHTVVLVDGVRINSADLGLAMYQDLPLAQIERVEIVRGPQSSLYGADAIGGVIQIFTRRNQGDFAPHFQLGGGSNGLREASGGIGGGTERGWFGADIAYQHSDGIDACRGSATLFAGCFADEPDRDGYRNLSKSLRGGYSFNDQWNVEGSALRADGKNHYDGYYNYSETRQQVLAGKVRYTPSERLAFTANVGRSDNESDNFGAPGVFGSAQTHRDSASLQGDITLAEGQLLSTGVDWSEDNLDGSSAGYLVDSRRNTGVFVQYQGRFGRHQLQVSARNDDNQQFGNHATGSVGWAMELEHGLRVNASYGTAFKAPTFSDLYDPWSGVPTLNPEKSKSANLGVSQHGKGWHWGLDVYETRIDDLITYDASTMKMQQVEKARIRGAELTGGVLLAGFDINAQLSYTDPRNRTHGSTQFDNWLPRRAQQTARLDIDRRFGDFRAGLTVQGAGKRYDDAANAVKVGGYGTLDLRAEYALTPEWSLLARAANVFDRRYETVAWFNQPGREYQLSVRYQPK is encoded by the coding sequence ATGAAGCTGCAGTCCCGAATGCTGTCCCTGGCCGTGCTCGCCGCCCTTCCCGCGCTGGCCCAGGCCGCCGATGACACCACCGCGCTTGACCAGATCCTGGTCACCGCCACCCGCACCCCGATCGCCCTGCAGTACAGCATCGCGCCGGCGCAGGTAATCGACCGCGCGCAGATCGAATCCAGCCAGGCCACCTCGCTGCAGGAGCTGCTGCGCGGCCGCGCAGGCATCAACCTGACCAATGCTGGCGGCCTCGGCAAGCAGAGCTCGCTGTTCCTGCGCGGCACCAACTCCGGCCACACCGTGGTGCTGGTGGATGGCGTGCGCATCAACAGCGCCGATCTCGGCCTGGCCATGTACCAGGACCTGCCGCTGGCGCAGATCGAGCGCGTCGAAATCGTACGCGGCCCGCAGTCGAGCCTGTACGGTGCCGATGCCATCGGCGGCGTGATCCAGATCTTCACCCGCCGCAACCAGGGCGACTTCGCCCCGCACTTCCAGCTCGGTGGCGGCAGCAATGGCCTGCGCGAAGCCAGCGGCGGCATCGGCGGTGGTACCGAGCGCGGCTGGTTCGGCGCCGACATCGCCTACCAGCACTCCGACGGCATCGATGCCTGCCGCGGCTCGGCCACGCTGTTCGCCGGCTGCTTCGCAGACGAACCCGACCGCGACGGCTACCGCAACCTGTCCAAGAGCCTGCGTGGCGGCTACAGCTTCAACGACCAGTGGAACGTGGAAGGCAGCGCGCTGCGCGCCGACGGCAAGAACCACTACGACGGTTACTACAACTACTCGGAAACCCGCCAGCAGGTCCTGGCCGGCAAGGTGCGCTACACCCCGTCCGAACGCCTGGCATTCACTGCCAACGTCGGCCGCAGCGACAATGAATCCGACAACTTCGGTGCACCAGGGGTGTTTGGCAGCGCGCAGACCCATCGTGACAGCGCCTCGCTGCAGGGTGACATCACGCTGGCCGAAGGTCAGCTGCTGAGCACCGGCGTGGACTGGAGTGAGGACAACCTGGATGGCAGCAGCGCCGGATATCTGGTCGACAGCCGCCGCAACACCGGCGTGTTCGTGCAGTACCAGGGCCGCTTCGGCCGCCATCAGCTGCAGGTCAGCGCGCGCAACGACGACAACCAGCAGTTCGGCAACCATGCCACCGGCAGCGTGGGCTGGGCGATGGAACTGGAGCACGGCCTGCGCGTCAATGCCAGCTACGGCACGGCGTTCAAGGCACCGACCTTCAGTGACCTGTATGACCCGTGGAGCGGCGTGCCAACGTTGAACCCGGAAAAGTCCAAGAGCGCAAACCTCGGCGTTTCGCAGCACGGCAAAGGTTGGCACTGGGGCCTGGACGTATACGAGACCCGCATTGATGACCTGATCACCTACGATGCGTCCACAATGAAAATGCAGCAGGTGGAGAAGGCACGCATCCGTGGCGCCGAGCTGACCGGTGGCGTGCTGCTGGCCGGTTTCGACATCAATGCGCAGCTAAGCTACACCGACCCACGCAACCGCACCCACGGCAGCACCCAGTTCGACAACTGGCTGCCGCGCCGCGCGCAGCAGACCGCGCGCCTGGACATTGACCGCCGCTTCGGTGATTTCCGCGCCGGCCTGACCGTGCAGGGTGCGGGCAAGCGCTATGACGATGCCGCCAACGCAGTGAAGGTCGGCGGCTACGGCACGCTGGACCTGCGCGCCGAGTACGCGCTGACGCCGGAGTGGTCGCTGCTGGCGCGTGCCGCCAACGTGTTCGACCGCCGCTACGAGACGGTGGCGTGGTTCAACCAGCCTGGTCGCGAGTACCAGCTGAGCGTGCGTTACCAGCCGAAGTGA
- a CDS encoding LysR family transcriptional regulator gives MDRLTAMTVFVEVAERGSLTAAAEVLDMSRAMVSRYLAEVEGWLGARLLHRTTRRVSLTGPGEAALARFRQMLAIGEELRGELASDDPEPHGTLRVTASVSFGQSHLARAVAGFVARHPAARIELLLVDRTVNLVEERVDLAVRIARQIDPSLIARRLATCRSVLCATPSYLQARGTPTAPEHLAAHNCLTHHYVGKSLWQLHREGRSLSVAVGGNISANEASLLLEAVRAGAGIAMLPTYQVAPFLRSGELIELLPEFSLDELGIHAVYASRRQQPAIMRRFLDFLAECFASPAFQDLDWRPPGKENT, from the coding sequence ATGGACCGATTGACCGCCATGACCGTGTTCGTCGAGGTCGCCGAGCGCGGCAGCCTCACCGCCGCCGCCGAGGTGCTGGACATGTCGCGGGCGATGGTCAGCCGCTACCTGGCCGAGGTCGAGGGCTGGCTGGGGGCGCGCCTGCTGCACCGGACCACGCGCCGGGTCAGCCTGACCGGGCCGGGCGAGGCAGCGCTGGCGCGCTTCCGGCAGATGCTGGCGATCGGCGAGGAACTGCGGGGCGAACTGGCCAGCGATGACCCCGAGCCGCATGGCACGCTGCGGGTAACCGCCAGTGTCTCGTTCGGGCAAAGCCACCTGGCGCGGGCGGTGGCCGGCTTCGTCGCACGCCACCCGGCAGCGCGCATCGAACTGCTGCTGGTCGACCGCACGGTGAACCTGGTGGAAGAGCGCGTGGATCTGGCGGTGCGCATCGCCCGCCAGATCGACCCGAGCCTGATCGCGCGGCGGCTGGCCACCTGCCGTTCGGTGCTGTGCGCGACGCCGTCCTACCTGCAGGCGCGTGGCACACCGACCGCGCCCGAGCATCTGGCCGCGCACAACTGCCTGACCCATCACTACGTCGGCAAGAGCCTGTGGCAGCTGCACCGTGAAGGCCGTTCGCTGTCGGTGGCGGTGGGCGGCAACATCAGCGCCAACGAAGCGTCACTGCTGCTGGAGGCAGTACGCGCCGGTGCCGGCATCGCCATGCTGCCGACCTACCAGGTGGCGCCGTTCCTGCGCAGTGGCGAACTGATCGAACTGCTGCCCGAATTCAGTCTGGACGAACTGGGCATTCATGCGGTGTACGCGTCACGGCGCCAGCAGCCCGCTATCATGCGGCGATTCCTGGACTTCCTGGCCGAGTGCTTCGCCAGCCCGGCCTTCCAGGATCTGGATTGGCGCCCACCGGGCAAGGAGAACACATGA
- a CDS encoding TfoX/Sxy family protein, which produces MSAPKLRNIGPKSAAWLRQVGLRSREDLVAIGAVGAFVKVKRAGFKPSLNLLYSLEGALLDCHWQELSEPQRDALVQDYEARIAAHPLKAAGPASGPVHEQRFDTDDDAEDSVAESADED; this is translated from the coding sequence ATGAGCGCACCGAAGCTGCGCAACATCGGCCCGAAGAGTGCGGCGTGGCTGCGCCAGGTCGGCCTGCGCAGCCGCGAGGATCTGGTGGCGATCGGCGCGGTCGGCGCCTTCGTCAAGGTCAAGCGCGCCGGCTTCAAGCCCAGTTTGAACCTGCTCTATTCACTGGAAGGCGCGTTGCTGGACTGCCATTGGCAGGAACTGAGCGAGCCGCAGCGCGATGCGCTGGTGCAGGACTATGAGGCGCGCATCGCCGCGCATCCGTTGAAAGCGGCCGGCCCGGCCTCGGGACCGGTGCATGAGCAGCGCTTCGACACCGATGATGACGCGGAAGACAGCGTGGCCGAGAGCGCCGACGAGGATTGA